The region AGGGGAACCAGGTCACCGCCCTCTCATCTTACGACCGCCGCAGGGCGGCCACCACTTCCTGCGCCGCCCGCCGCGACACCCCCGGCGGGCCCAGGCCTGCGGCCACCTCCCGCAGCTCGCGCTGCATCCGCTCCCGGCGCTGAGGATCCCGCAGCAGCGCGACCACGGCACCGGCCACCGCATCCGGCGTCATGCGGTCCTGCAGCAGCTCGGGCACGACCGGCCTGCCGGCCAGGATGTTGGGGAGCGCCGCATAGCGCGCGCTGACGATCCGGCGCGCGATCTGCCAGCTGATCCACGGCAGCCGGTACACGGCCACCATGGGCACCCCCAGGACGGCCGCCTCCAGGGTGGCCGTGCCCGTCGCCACCACCAGCGCGTCCGCCATGGCCATCGCCGTGGGGCCGTCGTCCACCACCCGAACGGCCACCGGCGCCGCGCGCACCGCCGGCAGGACCACAGAGCGTAGCTCGGCGGCCGGCACGGGCAGCACCCACCAGACATCCCCGGCCGCCCGGCCCACGCGTCGGGCCGCCTCCAGCAGGACCGGCAGGTGCGCCCGGACTTCCTGCGGCCGGCTTCCGGGCAGCAGCCCCACCACCGGCACGTGCGCGGGGATCCCGGCCGCCCGCCGCGCGGTCTCGCGGCCCGGAACCACGAGGTCCACCGCCGGATGCCCCACGAAGACGGCGTCGGCACCCGCGGCGCGGTAGGCATCCGCCTCGGGGGGAAGCGTCACCAGCAGGCGCACGGGCAGCCGGGCGACCTTCCGCGCCCTCTGCCCCCGCCGGACGGAGACCAGAGGGGGCACGTAGTAGACCGTGGGCACGGCCCGGGCCAGCCGTTCCGCCAGGCGCAGGTTGAAGGCGGCGAAGTCCACCAGGACCAGCAGCGCGGGGGCGTGCCGGCGGATCGTCCGCTCCACCCACACCAGCCGCCGCAGGTGCGTCGGCAGGTGCAGCAGGGGGTCCAGGTGGCCGATGGCGCTCCAGCCGGTGCTGTCGGCCAGGATCCGCACCCCCGCCCGCGCCATGCGGGGACCCCCCACCCCCACGAGGTCCGCGGAGGGCTCCAGGTGCCTGAGTTCGGCGGCGACGGCGGCGGCGGCGATGTCGCCGGAGACTTCGCCGGCCACGAAGAAGATCCGGGGGCCCGAACCCGCGGCGCCGTCGGGGACGGCATCAGGGTCGCGGTGCGTCACCGGCGCCCGTCACCCTCCGCCATGCCCCGGACGTTCTGGTCCGGGAACGCCGACCACCGCCAGGCCGGCGGCGTCGGCGATGCGGACCGTCTCCTCCCGGTCCAGCAGCAGCGTCCGGCGCGCCTCCACCGCCAGGACGGCGGCGCGGACCTGCGCCAGCAGCGCCGCGGTGTCGGGCCCCACCGTCGGGAGGTCAAAGCGCGGATCCTGGCGGGACCGGGCGGCCTTGACCACCACGACCCCCTCCGCCAGAGCGGCGCCCCGCCGGACGGCGATGTCCGTTCCCTCGGCGGCTTCCGCGGCCAGGATGACCCCCCGCCGGAGCACCACCGTCTGCCCCACGTCCAGGTCGGCCAGCGCCCGGGCCACGGCGATCCCGGTCCGGATGTCCTCCCACTGTTCCGCCGACGGCCGGCGGCGGGTCAGCACCCCCTCGGGGGCCGCCAGGTCCGGCGCGAACTCCAGGGGGCCGACCACCCGGACGCCGGCGGCCTCCAGGCGCGCCGCCACGTGGAGGAACAGGGGGTGGTCCCGGCGGTCGGCGGCCTCCGCCATCCACCGGGCAAAGAGGCCGTCGCCCGGCCGCAGCAGGGCGGCGCGGGGGACGCCGCCCGCCAGGACCAGCCGGTCGGCGCCGTACCGGCCCAGCACCGCCAGGACCTGCTCCACCTGTCCGAAATCCACCGGATGGACGTGATCGGCCACCGACGCCAGCGCGGCGTCGGCTCCCTCCAGCGCGAGGCACACCACCGAGTGCCCCCGCCCCTTGATGGCGCGGGCCAGAATCACCGGCAGCCGCCCGGATCCGGCCAGCAGGCCGACGGCCGGCTCAGGGGCCATCGCCGTCGCGCGCCCCCCGCACGATCCCGCGGTCGGAACTGGCGCGGATGAACTCCACCATCTCCCGCACGTAGGGATCGTCGCCCAGTTCCGCCTCCACCCGCCCCAGGGCCGTGGGCAGGGCCAGCCCCGAGCGGTACAGGAGCATGAACGCCCGCTTGATCATGGTGCGGTGCACGGGGGGAACGCCGGCCCGGGAGAGTCCCACGGTGTTGGGGCCGTAGGCGCGGGCCGGCAGCCCGAACGCCAGGATGAAGGGCGGCACGTCCTGGCGGACCACCGACCCTCCCCCGATCATCACCAGCCGCCCGATGCGCACGAACTGGTGCACGCCCACCTGGCCCCCCAGGTTGGCCTGGTCGTCCACCAGGGCGTGGCCGGCCAGCTTGGTGCCGCTGGTGAGGATCACGTGGTTGCGGATGACGCAGTTGTGGCCGATGTGGACGTAGGACATCAGGTAGTTGTCGTCGCCGATCTCGGTGGCCTGCCCTTCGCCGTAGGCCCGGTTGACGGTCACGTACTCCCGCAGGATGTTGCGGTTGCCGATCCGCACGAAGCTGACCTCGCCGGCGTAGCGGCGGTGCTGGGGATCTTCGCCCAGGACCACCCCCACGCTCAGCCGGTTGTCCTCGCCCAGAGTCACCCCGCGGCGGATGACGCAGTGCGCCCCCACCACGGTCCGGTCGCCGACCACGGCGCCGTCTTCCACCACCGCGTAGGGGCCCACCGCCACATCCCGCCCCAGGCGGGCGCCGGGATGCACCACCGCGGTGGGGTGGATGCCGGGCGGCGGCCGGTTGGCCTCGCCACTCATGGCGTCTCGCCCGCCCGATCGGCCACGGCAAAGGTGAACTCCCCTTCGGCCACCACCTCGCCGTCCACCAGCGCGCGGCCGTCCACCCGTCCCACCCGCCCCCGCATCCAGCGCAGGGTGCACTCCATGACCAGCCGCGTGCCGGGCGTCACCGGGCGGCGGAAGCGCACCTTGTCCAGGGCCGCGAAGTAGGGGATCCGGCCCCAGAACTGGGGCGCCCGCAGGGCCAGGCAGGCGCCGGTCTGGGCGATGGCCTCGATGATCAGGACCCCGGGCATCACCGGCGCGCCGGGAAAGTGGCCGGCAAAGAACCACTCGTCTCCGGTCAGGTCTTTCTCCCCGACGATGCGGTCCTCGCCGATCTCGGTGATGCGGTCCACGAACAGGAACGGCGGCCGGTGGGGAATGATGGCCATGATCTGCGCCTGGTCCAGGACCATCGGTCAGCCTCCACTGGATCTACTCAATCTACCCAATCTACCCGATCTGCGCGATCTTCCCAATTGTCATGGGGATGGGGTAGATCGGGCAGATTGAGGCGTCATCTGCTCCCACAGCCGCCGCGCCGCCTCCACGTGCAGGGCGTGGCCGGCCCCGCAGGCGATCACGTGGGCGCGCAGCGGGCGGCCCAGCAGGGCCAGGTCCCCGATCAGGTCCACGACCTTGTGGCGGGCCGGCTCGTCGGCCCACCGCGGGGGCGTCAGATACCCCGCAGGGCCCAGCGCCAGCACGTTGTCGGCCGCCACCCCCCGCCCCAGGCCGGCGGCGTGCAGCTCGGGCAGGTCGTCCGCATACCCCCAGGTCCGCGCCGGGGCGATCTCGGCGGCGAAGTCCGCAGCCTGGGGGTCGAAGTCCACCACCTGAACTCCCAGAGGCTCCCGCAACACGACCGCGTAGGTGGCGCGGAAGCGCGGCGCCGGCAGGACCAGCACCCAGGCACCCTCCCCGCCGACCCACACGGGATCGGAGACCGCCACCGACGGCCACGGCGCTCCCTGGTCTACCACGCCCGCCTCCCGGAGCGCGCTGACGAACGGGGCCGCGCTGCCGTCCAGGATCGGCAGCTCCGGGCCGTCCAATTCGACCAGGAGGTTGGCGACCCCCACCCCGGCGGCCGCCGCCAGCAGGTGCTCCACGGTGCGCACCGTCACGCCCCGGCCCAGGGTCACGCCCCGATGGGCGTCGCTGACCGCGTGCGGGCGCACCGGGATGGCTTCGGCGGACGCGTCCACGCGCCGGAAGACCACTCCCGTCCCCGGCGGCGCCGGATGCAGCCGCAGGCGGACGGCCTGCCCGGTGTGGATGCCGACACCGGACAGATCCACAGGACGCGCAACGGTCCGCTGGGTCGGGTGCCACATGGAGGAGACGCCGGGCCGGTGACACGCCGGCGCGTTGGGATCACTCACCGGCATCTTCGCCCTGGCCGGCCCGGCCGCCTGCGGCCAGGCGGCGCAGGGCGGCCTGCACCCGCAGGTGCTCCCGGTGGGGGCGGGCCGGGTCCCCGGAGACCACCGTCCCCGGGGGGACGTCGCGGGTCACCACGGCGCGGGCCAGGACCACCGCCCGCTCCCCGATCCGCACGTGGTCCCGCACGCCCACCTGGCCGGCCAGGACCGCCCCGTCGCCGATGGTCACGCTGCCCGAGATGCCGGTCTGGCCCGCGATCAGCACGCCCCGGCCGATGACGACGTTGTGGGCGATCTGCACCAGGTTGTCCACCTTGGTGCCGGCGCCGATGCGCGTCTCGCCCAGGGTGGCCCGGTCCACGGTGGTGTTGGCGCCGATCTCCACGTCGTCCTCGATCACCACGCGCCCGATGTGGGGAATCTTCACGTGGTCGGCGCCGCTGGAGGCGTAGCCGAACCCGTCGGCGCCGATGACCGCTCCGGCGTGGAGGATCACGCGGCGCCCGATGACGGTCCGGTCGTAGACCACCACCCCGGGGTACAGCACGCTGTCCTCCCCCACGGACACCTGCCGGCCCAGGACGCAGCCGTCCATCACCACCACCCGGTCGGCCAGGACCGTGCCCTCGCCCACCACGCAGTAGGCCCCCAGGGAGACGCCCTCCCCCAGGCGGGCGGAGGCCGCCACCCGGGCGGTGGGATGCACCCCGGCCGGGGGGCGCGGTGCGGGGTGGAGGACGGCCAGCGCCCGCGCCAGGGCCAGTCGGGGATCGGGCGCCCGCAGGGCCGGCTTGCGGCAGGGCGGCGCGTCCAGGGGCACCAGCAGCGCGGCGGCCGGCCCGCGCTCGGCGTCGGGAATCCGCCGCGCGTCGCGCACCATGACCAGAGAGCCGGGGGCGGCCCGGTCGGGCTCCGCCACCGCCGTGACCTCCACGGTTCCGTCGCCGTCCAGGACGGCGCCAATGGCCGTTGCCAGGTCCTGCAGCTTCACGGACGTCTTCCCGCGCCAATCGGGACCATCACTTCAATCGCGCGATGACCTCGTCGGTGACGTCCACCCCGCCCCACCGCGTGGCGTCCTTGACCAG is a window of Armatimonadota bacterium DNA encoding:
- the lpxI gene encoding UDP-2,3-diacylglucosamine diphosphatase LpxI (LpxI, functionally equivalent to LpxH, replaces it in LPS biosynthesis in a minority of bacteria.) gives rise to the protein MAPEPAVGLLAGSGRLPVILARAIKGRGHSVVCLALEGADAALASVADHVHPVDFGQVEQVLAVLGRYGADRLVLAGGVPRAALLRPGDGLFARWMAEAADRRDHPLFLHVAARLEAAGVRVVGPLEFAPDLAAPEGVLTRRRPSAEQWEDIRTGIAVARALADLDVGQTVVLRRGVILAAEAAEGTDIAVRRGAALAEGVVVVKAARSRQDPRFDLPTVGPDTAALLAQVRAAVLAVEARRTLLLDREETVRIADAAGLAVVGVPGPERPGHGGG
- the lpxA gene encoding acyl-ACP--UDP-N-acetylglucosamine O-acyltransferase: MSGEANRPPPGIHPTAVVHPGARLGRDVAVGPYAVVEDGAVVGDRTVVGAHCVIRRGVTLGEDNRLSVGVVLGEDPQHRRYAGEVSFVRIGNRNILREYVTVNRAYGEGQATEIGDDNYLMSYVHIGHNCVIRNHVILTSGTKLAGHALVDDQANLGGQVGVHQFVRIGRLVMIGGGSVVRQDVPPFILAFGLPARAYGPNTVGLSRAGVPPVHRTMIKRAFMLLYRSGLALPTALGRVEAELGDDPYVREMVEFIRASSDRGIVRGARDGDGP
- the lpxD gene encoding UDP-3-O-(3-hydroxymyristoyl)glucosamine N-acyltransferase, producing the protein MKLQDLATAIGAVLDGDGTVEVTAVAEPDRAAPGSLVMVRDARRIPDAERGPAAALLVPLDAPPCRKPALRAPDPRLALARALAVLHPAPRPPAGVHPTARVAASARLGEGVSLGAYCVVGEGTVLADRVVVMDGCVLGRQVSVGEDSVLYPGVVVYDRTVIGRRVILHAGAVIGADGFGYASSGADHVKIPHIGRVVIEDDVEIGANTTVDRATLGETRIGAGTKVDNLVQIAHNVVIGRGVLIAGQTGISGSVTIGDGAVLAGQVGVRDHVRIGERAVVLARAVVTRDVPPGTVVSGDPARPHREHLRVQAALRRLAAGGRAGQGEDAGE
- the lpxB gene encoding lipid-A-disaccharide synthase produces the protein MTHRDPDAVPDGAAGSGPRIFFVAGEVSGDIAAAAVAAELRHLEPSADLVGVGGPRMARAGVRILADSTGWSAIGHLDPLLHLPTHLRRLVWVERTIRRHAPALLVLVDFAAFNLRLAERLARAVPTVYYVPPLVSVRRGQRARKVARLPVRLLVTLPPEADAYRAAGADAVFVGHPAVDLVVPGRETARRAAGIPAHVPVVGLLPGSRPQEVRAHLPVLLEAARRVGRAAGDVWWVLPVPAAELRSVVLPAVRAAPVAVRVVDDGPTAMAMADALVVATGTATLEAAVLGVPMVAVYRLPWISWQIARRIVSARYAALPNILAGRPVVPELLQDRMTPDAVAGAVVALLRDPQRRERMQRELREVAAGLGPPGVSRRAAQEVVAALRRS
- the lpxC gene encoding UDP-3-O-acyl-N-acetylglucosamine deacetylase gives rise to the protein MPVSDPNAPACHRPGVSSMWHPTQRTVARPVDLSGVGIHTGQAVRLRLHPAPPGTGVVFRRVDASAEAIPVRPHAVSDAHRGVTLGRGVTVRTVEHLLAAAAGVGVANLLVELDGPELPILDGSAAPFVSALREAGVVDQGAPWPSVAVSDPVWVGGEGAWVLVLPAPRFRATYAVVLREPLGVQVVDFDPQAADFAAEIAPARTWGYADDLPELHAAGLGRGVAADNVLALGPAGYLTPPRWADEPARHKVVDLIGDLALLGRPLRAHVIACGAGHALHVEAARRLWEQMTPQSARSTPSP
- the fabZ gene encoding 3-hydroxyacyl-ACP dehydratase FabZ is translated as MVLDQAQIMAIIPHRPPFLFVDRITEIGEDRIVGEKDLTGDEWFFAGHFPGAPVMPGVLIIEAIAQTGACLALRAPQFWGRIPYFAALDKVRFRRPVTPGTRLVMECTLRWMRGRVGRVDGRALVDGEVVAEGEFTFAVADRAGETP